In a single window of the Flavivirga spongiicola genome:
- a CDS encoding SusD/RagB family nutrient-binding outer membrane lipoprotein — protein sequence MENIFKINNLMVFVFLIVLSGCTKNFDELNTDPNAISAAELDGSFAGPAFANALYKGLHHGSNTGSSDDHGTYGLITMLHSMVFVHFQSVTDVGWPTERNGVNDGWRARGWTRFYSLAVPSLNTAYKASEGNAEAIAILDIWKVYMYHKMTDHFGPIPYFEAGKGGESVPYDSQESMYNDFFTLLDNANNTLGTSSGSVGIFQSFDRVFDGNIQKWKKFGNSLRLRLALRISDIDPSNAKIQAESAVAAGVMESNADNALFAVSDATDNNFNKITGRSGWGFAMSASMESILKGYSDPRLPVWFTPSVNGGSFTGQPNGGGAVRNWTRDDVASTNDAIWGSDLRTSKAIEIITTAEIYFNRSEGAINGWNMGGDTAKSYYEQGIQMSMGQWGIADATAISNYISGVSTPVVPDLAAEYTAVGLSTTPPVSVPVSWAATINEQRTQITVQKYLALFPEGSWEAWADLRRTDAEILYPLLNTENTDTNVGRGLMKRVPYLPNEYSTNNAEVLKAVNTIGGQDTGGAKLWWDVN from the coding sequence ATGGAAAATATATTTAAAATTAACAACTTAATGGTTTTTGTTTTTCTGATAGTATTATCAGGATGTACAAAAAATTTTGATGAACTTAATACAGATCCTAATGCTATAAGTGCTGCTGAACTTGATGGTTCTTTTGCTGGACCTGCTTTTGCAAATGCTCTATATAAAGGCTTGCATCATGGATCAAATACTGGATCGTCAGATGACCATGGAACTTATGGCTTAATTACTATGTTACATTCTATGGTGTTTGTACATTTTCAATCTGTAACAGATGTTGGATGGCCTACAGAAAGAAATGGTGTTAATGATGGTTGGAGAGCAAGAGGTTGGACACGATTTTATAGTCTAGCAGTACCCTCATTGAATACAGCCTATAAAGCCTCTGAAGGAAATGCTGAAGCTATAGCCATATTAGATATATGGAAGGTATACATGTATCACAAAATGACTGATCATTTTGGACCAATCCCTTATTTTGAAGCTGGTAAAGGAGGCGAATCTGTGCCTTATGATTCACAAGAATCTATGTATAATGATTTCTTTACTCTCTTAGATAATGCAAATAATACATTAGGTACATCATCTGGTTCAGTTGGTATATTCCAAAGTTTTGATCGTGTTTTTGATGGCAATATTCAAAAGTGGAAAAAATTCGGAAATTCTTTAAGGTTACGATTGGCTTTAAGAATATCTGATATTGACCCATCTAATGCTAAAATACAGGCTGAATCTGCTGTTGCAGCTGGTGTTATGGAATCAAATGCCGATAATGCCTTATTTGCTGTAAGTGATGCTACAGATAATAATTTCAACAAAATAACTGGTCGTAGCGGTTGGGGTTTTGCCATGTCTGCATCTATGGAAAGTATCTTAAAAGGTTATAGTGACCCAAGACTCCCTGTCTGGTTTACACCATCGGTTAATGGAGGCTCTTTTACAGGTCAACCTAATGGAGGCGGAGCCGTAAGAAATTGGACAAGAGATGATGTAGCGTCAACTAATGATGCTATTTGGGGTAGTGATTTACGCACCAGTAAAGCTATAGAAATCATAACAACTGCTGAAATTTACTTTAACCGATCTGAAGGTGCTATAAATGGTTGGAATATGGGTGGAGACACTGCCAAAAGCTATTATGAACAAGGCATTCAAATGTCAATGGGACAATGGGGTATTGCAGATGCTACTGCCATTAGTAATTATATTTCTGGGGTATCTACTCCAGTTGTTCCTGATTTGGCAGCAGAATATACAGCAGTTGGATTAAGCACCACACCCCCTGTTAGCGTACCTGTATCTTGGGCTGCAACTATTAATGAGCAACGTACCCAAATTACAGTTCAAAAATACTTAGCGCTTTTTCCTGAAGGATCATGGGAAGCTTGGGCAGATTTGCGTAGAACAGATGCAGAAATCTTGTATCCTTTACTCAATACTGAAAACACCGATACTAACGTAGGCAGAGGACTCATGAAAAGAGTTCCGTATTTACCTAACGAATACAGCACTAATAATGCTGAAGTTTTAAAAGCAGTAAATACCATTGGTGGTCAAGACACTGGAGGTGCTAAACTATGGTGGGACGTAAATTAA
- a CDS encoding SusC/RagA family TonB-linked outer membrane protein — translation MKKILTRKLLGNDFPNISLKMKLTTLLVIVSFFQIQANTYSQNTKVTLNLENVTIENVLKKIESQSEFIFFYENSIVNLDKKVSISVNKKRISHVLKHLFSKSYISYEVLNKHIMLKLHSEKTKTPLLNNVVIQQSEIKGTVTDQSNVPLPGVNIIIQNTSTGTQTDFDGNYTLEASKGDVLIFSFLGMKTQTIEVGDNTILNVTMLEDAANLNEVVVTALGIKREKKAITYSAQNVGVDEVSEARSLNVANSLSGKVAGLNFSTASNGVGSSSRVTLRGNRSLTGNNQPLYVIDGIPIDNSASTPNSDTGGFTGSDGISNINPEDIESISVLKGPSAAALYGTRASNGVIIINTKSGKGAFGTKISVSSNITFSSAYNLLDLQNEYGQGSLGAYQATSRNSWGAKLNGQSVTAWQPLHNPDYAGPATYTYVAQPNNVIDFFDTGYNLANSISVTVGKEQIQGYFSYTNTTAEGIVGGNRLDRHNLNLRLTSNLTDKLTLDAKANFILQDLNNPLKTGETSTGEAAYTLPRSLPFSQYKDFEYIDAAGQLQYNFVSRDDLGAVGGNPFWFSNRHNRRDEKRNRFIGFTSLKYQFAESLSLQVRSGIDQYTNNTISKSYGARAFGNDDGSYGESKREVQEINTDFLLAYNKTFENFSLGLNFGGNALSQKSSSVGVNDRLSRRNFFSISNLQIGRASSSISERKINSLYGFAQIGYKSALFLDVTTRNDWSSTLPSNNRSFFYPSIGISSILSEMIPNLKSDKLTYFKVRASYAQVGNDTAPYRLSPTYIYNGANGGIITRNTLKPNENLKPEISSSIEFGTDIRLFKNRLGLDFTWFKTNTTDQIFTIDIPESSGFSQKVINGGEVENKGIEFVLSAKPIKLKDFSWDITANFASYKSKVISINGDRETLSIGGEGRIARVQVTKGGEYGDFYIRGFNRTDNGDILVASNGVPEFTSGLDIKGGNFNPDWTAGLQNRFAYKNFSLSFLLDFRIGGEVLSYTQARLAGIGASKLTLANRDGFVVDGVVATRDNDGNITSTTPNTTNVTAETYWTNVAPRNARSAEDFVYDATNIRLRELVFGYSLPSKTLKNLPFSNASISLVGRNLFFLLNKAEFFDPEQGVGIGNIQGIESFNLPTTRDFGVNIKLEF, via the coding sequence ATGAAAAAAATCCTTACTCGGAAGTTGTTAGGAAACGACTTTCCCAACATCAGTTTAAAAATGAAATTAACGACACTTTTAGTTATAGTTTCTTTCTTTCAAATTCAGGCCAACACCTATTCTCAAAACACCAAGGTGACCTTAAATTTAGAAAATGTTACTATTGAAAATGTACTTAAGAAGATTGAATCACAGTCCGAATTTATCTTCTTTTATGAAAATAGCATTGTAAATCTTGATAAAAAAGTATCTATCTCAGTAAACAAAAAACGGATCTCTCATGTTCTGAAACATTTATTCTCAAAAAGTTATATTTCTTATGAAGTTTTAAATAAACATATCATGCTAAAACTTCATTCTGAAAAAACAAAAACACCTTTACTCAATAACGTAGTTATACAACAATCCGAAATTAAAGGCACTGTTACTGATCAAAGTAATGTCCCTCTTCCTGGAGTAAATATTATAATTCAAAATACATCAACAGGAACTCAGACAGACTTTGATGGTAATTACACACTAGAAGCTTCTAAAGGAGATGTCTTAATTTTTTCTTTTTTAGGTATGAAAACGCAAACGATTGAGGTAGGTGACAACACCATTCTAAATGTAACCATGCTGGAAGATGCTGCTAACTTAAATGAAGTTGTAGTAACTGCTCTTGGTATAAAACGTGAAAAAAAAGCTATTACCTATTCTGCTCAGAATGTTGGGGTTGATGAAGTTTCTGAAGCTCGATCGTTAAATGTTGCTAATTCGCTTTCTGGTAAAGTTGCTGGATTAAATTTTTCTACAGCTTCTAACGGTGTAGGTAGCTCTTCTAGAGTTACATTAAGAGGAAATAGATCTTTAACAGGAAATAATCAACCTTTATATGTTATAGATGGAATACCTATTGACAATTCAGCTTCTACACCTAATAGTGATACTGGCGGCTTTACAGGCTCTGATGGTATTTCAAATATAAACCCAGAGGATATCGAATCTATATCTGTATTAAAAGGACCATCTGCTGCTGCCCTGTATGGAACTAGAGCTAGTAATGGAGTTATTATCATTAATACAAAATCTGGTAAAGGGGCTTTTGGAACAAAAATATCTGTCTCTTCTAATATTACTTTCTCATCTGCCTATAATCTTTTGGATTTACAAAATGAATATGGTCAAGGCTCATTAGGAGCTTATCAGGCTACTTCCAGAAATAGCTGGGGAGCTAAATTAAATGGTCAAAGTGTAACGGCATGGCAGCCCTTACATAATCCTGATTATGCAGGTCCCGCTACTTATACTTATGTAGCACAACCAAACAATGTTATAGACTTTTTTGATACGGGTTATAATTTAGCTAATTCTATTTCGGTAACTGTTGGTAAAGAACAGATCCAAGGCTATTTTTCATACACTAATACAACTGCAGAAGGTATTGTAGGTGGTAATCGTTTGGACAGACATAACCTAAACCTTAGATTAACTAGTAACTTAACAGATAAGTTAACCTTAGATGCTAAAGCCAACTTTATACTTCAAGACCTTAACAACCCTCTAAAAACTGGAGAAACCTCTACCGGTGAAGCAGCATATACATTACCTCGAAGTCTTCCTTTTAGCCAATACAAAGACTTTGAATATATTGATGCCGCAGGGCAACTACAATATAATTTTGTTAGCAGAGATGATCTTGGAGCAGTTGGTGGTAATCCTTTTTGGTTTTCCAATCGACATAACAGACGTGATGAAAAAAGAAATAGATTTATAGGCTTTACCTCTCTTAAATACCAATTCGCAGAATCTTTAAGCCTTCAGGTAAGATCTGGGATAGACCAATATACAAATAACACCATTTCAAAATCTTATGGAGCAAGAGCTTTTGGAAATGATGATGGTAGCTATGGCGAAAGCAAACGTGAAGTACAGGAGATAAATACTGACTTTTTATTAGCTTACAATAAGACATTCGAAAATTTCTCCTTAGGCTTAAACTTTGGAGGCAATGCACTTAGCCAAAAAAGCAGTTCAGTAGGTGTAAATGACAGATTGAGTAGAAGAAACTTCTTTTCAATAAGTAACCTTCAAATCGGTCGTGCATCATCATCTATTTCAGAACGAAAAATAAATTCCTTGTATGGGTTTGCTCAAATTGGATATAAAAGTGCCCTATTCTTAGATGTAACGACCAGAAATGATTGGTCATCAACACTACCATCTAATAACAGATCTTTTTTCTATCCGTCAATAGGTATTTCTTCTATTTTATCTGAAATGATTCCTAATTTAAAAAGCGATAAATTAACTTATTTTAAAGTTAGGGCTTCTTACGCCCAAGTTGGTAATGATACTGCACCTTATCGCCTAAGTCCTACTTATATCTATAATGGAGCAAATGGAGGTATTATAACCAGAAATACATTAAAACCAAACGAAAACCTTAAACCAGAAATATCATCTTCCATTGAATTTGGAACCGATATTCGTTTATTTAAAAATCGCCTTGGATTAGATTTCACATGGTTTAAAACCAATACTACAGATCAAATATTTACCATTGATATTCCTGAGTCTTCAGGATTCTCCCAAAAAGTCATTAATGGTGGTGAGGTAGAAAACAAAGGAATAGAATTTGTTCTTAGTGCCAAACCTATAAAATTAAAAGACTTTTCTTGGGACATTACTGCTAATTTTGCCTCTTATAAAAGTAAAGTTATTAGTATAAATGGAGACAGAGAAACATTATCTATTGGAGGAGAAGGAAGAATAGCTAGAGTACAAGTAACCAAAGGGGGAGAATATGGAGATTTTTATATTAGAGGATTTAATCGTACAGATAACGGTGACATTCTTGTAGCCAGTAATGGTGTTCCTGAATTCACCTCTGGATTAGATATTAAAGGAGGTAATTTTAATCCAGACTGGACTGCTGGTTTGCAAAACAGATTTGCCTATAAGAATTTTTCTTTAAGCTTTTTGCTTGATTTTAGAATTGGAGGCGAAGTACTATCCTATACCCAAGCTAGGTTAGCAGGTATTGGTGCTAGCAAACTCACTTTAGCTAATAGAGATGGATTTGTAGTAGATGGAGTAGTTGCGACAAGAGATAACGATGGAAATATTACTTCAACAACACCTAACACCACAAATGTTACTGCTGAAACTTATTGGACAAATGTAGCACCAAGAAATGCTAGATCTGCCGAAGATTTTGTCTATGATGCGACCAACATACGTTTAAGAGAATTAGTATTTGGATACTCACTACCTAGTAAAACTTTAAAAAACTTACCATTTTCAAATGCAAGCATCTCACTAGTAGGTAGAAACCTGTTCTTTTTACTTAATAAAGCTGAGTTTTTCGACCCAGAACAGGGTGTTGGCATAGGTAACATACAAGGTATTGAATCTTTCAATCTCCCTACTACTAGAGATTTTGGAGTTAACATAAAACTAGAATTTTAA
- a CDS encoding FecR family protein, translated as MENEKIEKHLKRAELITKALYKNLSKQEKTAFESWLNESQKNKDLFQKFQNQKLLEQKISDYSKIDVVAAKASVLQKHKARTRKINLIKWYKYAAIFIGIIGLTTFIHLQQSNLLNTKNTDNQLTIKNESITLQLDNGDIQEIDINKAQKITDTQGVILGMQQGSKLVYNNKTINHGDLTYNTLKIPHGKMFQIVLSDGTKVHLNAGSSLRYPTQFLKGMNRQVFVTGEAFLDVAKNLDHPFIVNAQDVNIKVLGTQFNVSSYPEDQNINTVLVEGSVKIFNNDIHENAILLKPNQMASWNKTLKQTSINEVDTNIYTEWMNGKFNFYDTPFKNILKKLERHYNVHFKNHYKDIENRQFTSSFNIKDNIEKVLDVFSEYMEFEYMIQNNTIIIINP; from the coding sequence TTGGAAAACGAAAAAATTGAAAAACACTTAAAACGTGCAGAACTAATTACAAAAGCACTCTATAAGAACTTGTCTAAACAAGAAAAAACAGCTTTTGAATCATGGTTAAATGAGTCGCAAAAAAACAAAGATTTATTTCAAAAATTTCAAAATCAAAAATTACTTGAACAAAAAATAAGCGACTATTCTAAAATAGATGTGGTTGCAGCAAAAGCTTCTGTTCTTCAAAAACATAAAGCACGCACAAGAAAAATAAATCTTATTAAGTGGTATAAATATGCAGCTATTTTTATCGGCATTATTGGTTTAACAACATTTATCCATCTCCAACAATCTAATCTCTTAAACACCAAAAACACTGATAATCAATTAACTATCAAGAATGAATCTATAACACTTCAATTAGACAATGGAGATATTCAAGAAATAGATATTAATAAAGCTCAAAAGATTACAGATACTCAAGGAGTCATTTTAGGAATGCAACAAGGCTCAAAATTAGTGTATAATAATAAAACCATAAATCATGGGGATTTAACATATAATACACTTAAAATTCCTCATGGAAAAATGTTTCAAATTGTTTTATCAGATGGCACTAAAGTTCATTTAAATGCGGGATCTTCCCTTAGATATCCTACTCAATTTTTAAAAGGAATGAACAGGCAGGTATTTGTTACAGGTGAAGCTTTTTTAGATGTTGCTAAAAACCTTGATCATCCTTTTATTGTAAATGCTCAAGACGTTAACATAAAAGTATTAGGAACTCAATTTAATGTGTCTTCATACCCTGAAGACCAAAATATTAATACTGTTTTAGTAGAAGGTTCTGTAAAAATATTTAATAATGACATTCATGAAAATGCTATTTTATTAAAACCCAACCAAATGGCTTCTTGGAACAAAACATTAAAACAAACTTCTATTAACGAAGTAGATACAAATATTTATACAGAATGGATGAATGGTAAATTTAACTTTTACGATACTCCGTTTAAAAATATCTTAAAAAAATTAGAGCGCCATTATAATGTTCACTTTAAAAACCATTATAAAGACATAGAAAACAGACAGTTTACCTCCTCTTTTAATATTAAAGATAATATAGAAAAAGTATTAGATGTATTTAGCGAATATATGGAGTTTGAATACATGATACAGAACAATACCATAATAATTATTAACCCTTAA
- a CDS encoding RNA polymerase sigma-70 factor: MGTLKPKDSIRITFENREIFNSVFIETYKPLVLFANQYVNFNQDISEDIVQEVFMLLLQKKYEFDSLTSLKAFLYKSVKNACLNYNKHEKVKQLYANEKKAVMFEDNFLDKIFEEEVYFHLIKALNQLPKRCKEVFELSLKGLKNPEIAEQMEISIETVKVQKKQGKKILSELLKPEIVSILALLFKI, translated from the coding sequence TTGGGAACCCTAAAACCTAAAGATAGTATTAGAATAACTTTTGAAAACCGAGAGATCTTTAACTCGGTTTTTATTGAAACCTATAAGCCTTTAGTCTTATTTGCCAATCAATATGTTAATTTCAATCAAGATATCTCTGAAGATATTGTACAAGAAGTTTTTATGCTTTTGCTTCAAAAAAAGTATGAATTTGATTCTTTAACCTCTCTAAAAGCCTTTTTATATAAATCTGTAAAAAATGCTTGTCTTAACTATAACAAGCACGAAAAGGTAAAACAGTTATACGCTAATGAAAAAAAGGCTGTCATGTTTGAAGATAATTTTCTTGATAAAATCTTTGAAGAAGAAGTTTATTTTCATTTAATAAAAGCTTTAAACCAACTACCGAAACGCTGTAAAGAAGTCTTTGAATTAAGTTTGAAAGGATTAAAAAACCCCGAAATTGCCGAACAGATGGAAATTTCTATTGAAACTGTTAAAGTTCAAAAAAAGCAAGGAAAAAAAATATTGTCTGAGCTTTTAAAGCCTGAAATAGTATCTATTTTGGCGTTACTTTTTAAAATATAA
- a CDS encoding O-acetylhomoserine aminocarboxypropyltransferase/cysteine synthase family protein, which yields MSTQKLATNALHAGHDFTANGGTRAVPIYQTTSYVFKDSDHAANLFSLKELGFIYTRLNNPTNQILQERLAAVEGGVGAVVFASGTAAISTGLLTLLKAGDHIVASSSLYGGTYNLLSVTLPRLGITTTFVDASNPDNFKDAVQDNTKAFFVESLGNPKLDVLDLEAIAVHSKAAGVPFIVDNTVATPALLNPLKHGANIVIHSLTKYIGGQGTSLGGAIIDGGTFDWTNGKFPEFTEPSAGYHGLVYSEALGAAAYTFKLILEGLRDFGGALSPYNAFQIIQGLETLPVRIKQHSENALELAKWLEKQDEVAWVNYPGLESSKYKALADKYLPKGQSGIVTFGAKGGYDAAKTIADKTKIFSLLANIGDTKSLIIHPASTTHQQLSDEEQVSAGATKDLIRLSVGIEDVEDLKADLKTAFSEI from the coding sequence ATGAGTACACAAAAATTAGCAACAAATGCATTACACGCAGGTCATGACTTTACAGCAAACGGAGGTACAAGAGCCGTGCCTATTTATCAAACGACATCGTATGTTTTTAAGGATTCAGACCATGCAGCAAACCTATTTTCATTAAAAGAATTAGGATTTATATATACCAGACTTAATAACCCGACGAATCAAATTCTACAAGAGCGTTTAGCTGCCGTTGAAGGTGGTGTTGGAGCCGTTGTTTTTGCTTCGGGGACTGCAGCTATTTCAACAGGATTATTAACGCTCTTAAAAGCAGGAGACCATATTGTAGCATCTAGTAGCTTATACGGAGGAACTTATAATCTATTAAGTGTAACGTTGCCTAGGTTAGGGATTACGACGACCTTTGTAGATGCTTCCAATCCAGATAATTTTAAGGATGCTGTACAAGATAATACAAAAGCATTTTTTGTGGAATCTTTAGGAAACCCGAAATTAGATGTTTTAGATTTAGAAGCTATTGCTGTGCATTCTAAAGCGGCGGGTGTGCCTTTTATTGTTGATAATACCGTAGCCACACCAGCATTATTGAATCCATTAAAGCATGGCGCAAACATTGTCATTCATTCCCTTACCAAATACATTGGTGGTCAGGGAACTTCTTTAGGGGGCGCTATTATTGATGGTGGTACTTTTGATTGGACAAACGGAAAATTCCCTGAATTTACAGAGCCTTCAGCTGGATATCATGGCTTAGTTTATAGCGAAGCCCTAGGTGCAGCTGCTTATACCTTTAAATTGATTTTAGAAGGATTAAGAGATTTTGGTGGTGCTTTAAGTCCATATAATGCCTTTCAAATCATTCAGGGCTTAGAAACGCTACCGGTAAGAATTAAGCAACATAGTGAAAATGCTTTAGAACTTGCAAAGTGGTTAGAAAAACAAGACGAAGTTGCTTGGGTAAATTATCCAGGTTTAGAAAGTAGCAAATACAAAGCTTTGGCAGATAAATACTTACCCAAAGGGCAAAGTGGTATCGTTACTTTTGGTGCTAAAGGAGGATATGATGCCGCTAAAACTATAGCAGATAAAACAAAAATATTTTCATTATTAGCAAATATTGGAGATACAAAATCATTAATTATTCATCCAGCAAGTACAACACATCAACAGTTAAGTGATGAAGAACAAGTCTCTGCCGGTGCTACAAAAGATTTAATTAGATTATCAGTTGGTATAGAAGACGTAGAAGATTTAAAAGCCGATTTAAAAACTGCTTTTAGCGAAATTTAA